From Dehalococcoidia bacterium, a single genomic window includes:
- a CDS encoding GNAT family N-acetyltransferase, with product MTTEVREETFDSIWSRWEDILPDCVTDTVFVTPWWQKTWWDNFGGSETRPYILSVYDGDDLLGIAPLMSDGDTLTFLGDKDLSDYFDFVVPQDRVDRFFPALWEHLSDAGWTTLDLPSLPSGSPTLEYLPSLAKDANMSVAIEEEETTPTAELPSTWDEFLLGLRKKDRHELRRKIRRLDRENTHRQYVADDGEVLNGSMQDFFRLLRASRDDKNEFLTPERETFFLDIARESLSRDQFRLNFLEVDGENVAACICFDYGGDYLLYNSGYDPSYSRLSVGLINKALSLQLAIEEGRKTFNFLKGNERYKYNLGGQDELVFGLTITR from the coding sequence GTGACCACAGAGGTCAGAGAAGAGACTTTCGATTCGATATGGAGTCGCTGGGAGGACATCCTCCCAGACTGCGTAACCGATACGGTGTTCGTGACACCGTGGTGGCAGAAGACGTGGTGGGACAACTTTGGCGGGTCTGAAACCCGTCCATACATCCTGTCCGTATACGACGGTGACGACCTGCTTGGCATCGCCCCGCTAATGTCCGACGGGGATACTCTCACGTTCCTCGGCGACAAGGACCTTTCAGACTACTTCGACTTCGTTGTCCCGCAGGACAGGGTCGACAGGTTCTTCCCCGCTCTGTGGGAACACCTTTCCGATGCTGGCTGGACGACACTGGACCTACCATCACTCCCCAGCGGATCGCCGACGCTGGAGTACCTTCCGAGCCTCGCTAAAGACGCCAACATGAGCGTTGCTATCGAGGAGGAGGAGACGACACCTACAGCGGAACTTCCATCTACATGGGACGAGTTCCTGCTGGGACTCAGGAAGAAAGACCGGCACGAGCTCAGGCGAAAGATACGTCGACTGGATAGAGAGAATACCCACCGGCAGTACGTGGCTGACGATGGCGAGGTGCTCAACGGCTCCATGCAGGACTTCTTCAGGTTGCTGCGCGCGAGCCGGGACGACAAGAACGAGTTCCTCACACCAGAAAGGGAGACGTTCTTCCTCGACATCGCAAGGGAGTCTCTCAGCCGGGACCAGTTCAGGTTGAACTTCCTCGAGGTGGACGGTGAGAACGTAGCCGCCTGCATCTGCTTCGACTACGGCGGCGACTATCTGCTATACAATAGCGGCTACGATCCAAGCTACTCGAGACTAAGCGTTGGCCTGATAAACAAGGCACTCAGTCTCCAGTTGGCGATAGAAGAGGGTCGTAAGACGTTCAACTTCCTAAAAGGCAATGAGAGATACAAGTACAACCTGGGAGGCCAGGATGAGCTTGTATTCGGTCTGACGATTACGCGGTAG
- a CDS encoding threonine synthase, with translation MNKGVLEKYKDHLPVSDDTPMFSLGEGDTPLVKSRTIGPMVGCDELYFKLEGCNPTGSFKDRGMVVAIAKAMEAGGRSIACASTGNTSASAAAYGAYLGLQTTIIVPKGNISRGKMAQAIAYGARIMLIRGSFDHALELVRELTERNPITLVNSVNPNRIQGQKTASFEIVEDLGTAPDHVFIPVGNAGNITAYWLGFQEAYINEWTAVRPKMMGFQAQGAAPIVRGDVVPEPETIASAIRIGNPASWNNAIRARDESGGTIDMVSDQDILDAYKLMASGEGVFCEPASAAGVAGLLKHSNAGLDLEGKKVVCIITGSGLKDPDLANEIEPEWMEEFPPDLSAVEQALLVE, from the coding sequence ATGAACAAAGGCGTACTCGAAAAGTACAAGGACCACCTCCCGGTATCCGACGACACGCCCATGTTCTCCCTCGGAGAGGGAGACACTCCCCTGGTGAAGTCGCGCACAATCGGTCCGATGGTCGGATGCGACGAGCTCTACTTCAAACTTGAGGGCTGCAACCCGACCGGATCGTTCAAGGACCGTGGAATGGTCGTGGCGATCGCCAAGGCGATGGAGGCTGGGGGGCGCAGCATAGCGTGTGCTTCAACTGGCAACACCAGCGCGTCGGCAGCCGCCTATGGAGCATACCTCGGACTGCAAACGACCATAATAGTGCCCAAGGGCAACATATCCAGGGGGAAGATGGCGCAGGCGATTGCCTACGGCGCCCGCATTATGCTGATTCGCGGCAGCTTCGACCATGCGCTCGAACTCGTCCGCGAACTCACCGAGAGAAACCCCATCACCCTCGTCAATTCAGTCAACCCCAATCGCATCCAGGGTCAGAAGACAGCATCGTTCGAAATAGTCGAAGACCTTGGCACTGCCCCTGACCATGTTTTCATCCCCGTTGGCAACGCAGGCAACATCACCGCCTACTGGCTCGGCTTCCAGGAGGCGTACATCAACGAGTGGACTGCCGTCCGTCCGAAAATGATGGGCTTCCAGGCCCAGGGCGCTGCACCCATAGTCAGGGGGGACGTGGTACCAGAGCCGGAGACGATCGCGTCGGCGATCAGGATAGGCAACCCGGCAAGCTGGAACAACGCGATCCGGGCACGCGACGAGTCAGGCGGCACTATCGACATGGTCTCGGACCAGGACATTCTTGACGCCTACAAGCTGATGGCCAGCGGCGAAGGCGTCTTCTGCGAGCCGGCGTCTGCCGCGGGTGTCGCCGGATTGCTCAAGCATTCCAATGCTGGACTTGATCTCGAAGGCAAGAAGGTCGTGTGCATCATTACAGGCTCAGGGTTGAAGGACCCTGACCTCGCGAACGAAATTGAACCTGAGTGGATGGAAGAGTTCCCGCCCGACCTGTCTGCGGTCGAGCAGGCGCTTCTGGTGGAGTAG